The sequence below is a genomic window from Dermacentor andersoni chromosome 6, qqDerAnde1_hic_scaffold, whole genome shotgun sequence.
ACATTCTGGAAGGGCAGTCGCCTCttccaggagcgggcaacacgcggcagccctccccGAAACACTTActtctgcagctgacggcaggcggcaacacaagtttatgcttgcaccGTCGCCAGCAGCAGCTTACATCCCCATAAGCGCAGGCAAAGTTTCACTTTAATAACACTTGGCAATGAACTGTGCCAACTGTTATACTAAATGACATAGACTCCAAAATGCGACCTTTctacaaaatttgagcaagaacagtgcagcggtgaaaTATTCAGGACCGTGCATTTTTAACAGATCctttgatttactttattttGCTTGATTCAGCCACTCAGTATGTACCGGTAAGGTGTGTGTCGGCTCTTGGCCAGCCTTGCAAAATTACCATATCCCACTGTAATTGCTACATAAAACtcttcaaacaaaacaaaaccagTCTTTGTAAAGCATAAATGTCACCAATAAACAGATTCCAATATGTGTGTTGGAGCTGCTTAACTTCttctaaatcttttttttttttctgaatcttTCCTGTTGTTCCAATAGCACATTTCAATAGGATTTGCAGTTAGGCAGGTGTGGGACCTGTGTGTATACATGCAAGTGCATAGAATCAGTAGCAGCACCGTGCAACATGCACGCAATTCATAGTACCCACTCGGATACTGGTGCTCAGACAGAACTCTAGCTACTGATTACTGCCATGTCAGCTGTTTAGTTGGAGTAGAGATTGAGCAGTATTCTATAGACAACAGATGCAAGACCGTTTCAATGCTTGTATCAGTGCAGGGCACACAGACTGGTCTAATGTGCAGCCATGCTTAATTTGAACCCTCCTGCCATGgccactggattaaaaaaaaaaaaaaaaaaggtgcagcctgccgcgtgcatcgaaaGTGCTGTCATCCGCCGTGGCACCACCAGTAGGGGACTGTTGTCTGGGAATGGCATAGAAGATGTGTGGGGAACGCGCTTCAAAcaccgtcgcccgtggaaactgACGCTTGCTGTCCCAGACGGCTAGCGCCGTTCAGCCCAGCTAAGCGgccaagaatgtaactacggctgagACATCTGCTCCCATTGCAGCCCACCTTATGTGGCAGGCCgtaccttattttttttttaaccggcGCCTGTGCTTCTGCATTGAAATTCATCCGCGACAAGTCAGGTACTGGAACATCAGGCGGAAACTATAGGCTTCATGCTTTAATATCAGTTGCAGCCATCGGTATTGCAAAGTCATGTCTTAGCATACTGTTGCCACTCTGCCAGTATCACATCAGCCATGTGCCCCTTGTTCGTGCATGCTGTCGGTTTGACACTTGGCAAGGGCGATAGCAGTAGAGCGGAAACGCCATGCTGGAAGGTTCTGTTGTGAACTTCCTCCTCCACCCACTGCCACTCTTCTTCCTAATCTTTCCTCTCTCTTTCACTGGCTCTTACTTCCTATAGGAAGTAGATACTTAATTTTGAACTTTTTATGAAGGTTCAGTTAGTTCGAGGCTCTATTCTGCTATACGTAAGTTGCTGTGGAGAGATTTAGGTAGAGAATAGTACCACAGCTACTCCAGTTCACTATGTTCTACAGCAATAACTAAGGAAATAAATTAATAATTGAACTAATAAATGAATAAGAGACAGTGGAGATAATCACAACAAagataacaatgctgcagcggaGAGTTTACTTTACATCAAACATCTGCTGTGCCTCTAAACAAAGATCTACACACTTTGTAGTCTTTATCCGCTGGTGTACGAGTCCCGCAAGAATGCAGGTGCTGGCTCCGCGCAGTGCCTGAACGTAAAGCTTTGAAGATTTCTGAGTGCATTCACGATGGGACTGGTAGAAGCTGCTGTTCACGCAGGTGCATCAGCGTGGCCTCTTTCGACACATCTGGCAGATGCCATTGCCATGGGATCTCCCCCTCGCTGCTGCAGAAGTATGCCATGAATTCGTTCCTAGTCTCTGAACCAGCTCCATCTGCGTCCTCTGCGTGCTTCGCCTCAAGAGGAAAATAGTGTGGCTCCTTCTCGTTTGCCTCTTCGACACTTTGCCGCCAGTGACCCGGAGCTACATTGCCAACGCTGTCTTCCGTGTCTCTGTAGCCCTCCAGCTGGGGATGCAGATCAGTGAGAAAATTATGCAATATGCAGGCTGCCCTGATGACGTAGTCGGCATTGCTTGGCTGCAGGTGAACGGTTCGGAGCAGCACTCTCCAACGGGCTGCTGTGAGTCCGAAAGCATTCTCTGCGCATCTCCTGCGAAAATGTTGAAAATGGGTGAAGAGAAAGCAAAAAATGACACAGCATGGATTGAACTGACGatgaaagagagacaaaaatgttaactgaacaaaaataaaataaaggcaacCCCTATTTGACTGCCTAGATTATATCTGTTGTTTTAATTTTTGGCATGTATAAGAGCATGTTGTAGAAAGCCTTTCAGTGGGCAGTTTTTCTCTCTCGGAAACGTCCAGTCCCATAGCCCAGTAAGGCAGATGTTTTGCCGACGAAATGGACACCCACCATCATTGCCTGGCACCATGATGTAATTTTGCACATGAGGACAGAAATTTAGCCGAGTAAAGTTTCTTCATCATGAAAAAGGCATTCACAAACACAGACAAAATAATATTGAAAcaagcaggtaaaaaaaaaaattttatctgGGCTtttccatgccaaaaccacgatctgattataaggcacaccatagtgggtggcttcggaataattttgaccaactggagttctttaacatgcgtcTAGATCATAGTTCACAAACATTTCTGCATTTaatccccattgaaatgtggttgCCATAGTCAAGATCGAACCTGctaccttgagctcagcagcgcaacaccatagccactaagctggCACAATGAGTGGGACAAGCACTTGTGACTGACATTACTCTTCTGTTTGCGCATGCTTTCGCATATGACTTTAGTGGTATGCTGCAGTCATCTGCAACATAGAAAGAGATCATAATAAAGAAAACCAACATAAAAGAAATTTGAACATGCCAAAGCATCAACTGGGCTATATGGGATACTGTAAAGGGGAGCTTCAGTTAAACCTTGAATAATGTGTGTTCTCTAACCTGCACCTTAGCTTAATCTTGATGCGCAAACATTTTTATGGTCTGACCCCATCAGTATGCAACTATGGCAACCACGAACTGAAATCAGTGAGCTCATGTTCGGAAGCAGGAGGCTGTAGCCACAGAGTCAACGTGATAGGCTCATGACTGGGTCAAAAATGTATTTAGGTTGCGTGATTCAATTCAACTTTGTGCAGTTTCTTGTTCAGTTCAATGCTACAGGACGGCCTAATCTAATTGTACATGCATGTTTGTGCATCGAAGAAAAAAACCCTAGTGTGAGGTCCGCTCGACAAGTAGCATGCATGCCAATTACTACCCAACAGTAAATTAAGAATATGCCACATGGACACATGCTTAGCCTTATTCGGTGAGTCATGAATGCACATTTGTGAACACATCTGAAGGTGCCTTGCCTCACTCGGTTCAGCCTGTAATTGAAGACTGCTCTCTCATTTTTAGCCTGTCCCGCCGGGAATGGTATCACGAGGTTCCTCCGTAGTGGACAAGCCTCGTCACCGACGAAGGTGTAGGCAGCGCTTTTTCCGTCGGAGCGGGGTAACGGTGCCGTCAAAGGAAGGTCTAGAGAGCCACCGAGAAGCACCTGGCCAAAGTCCGAACTTTCAAAGACGTCGCTATGCTGTTGACGGCTCTCAGCATAGACATCGATGAAGATGTACTTGCAGTTGCTGTCGACTGCAGCCACTAGCACCACGGAGTAAGAACCCTGAAATGTGGAATGCGGGGCTAAGCAGCAGCATTAAAACAAGAAAGCAAGACTGACATGGTGTCCAAATTGTACCAATTTGCTCTTCCCTGGCTTGTTCACAAGCATAATCATGATCCCATGTGGTGTCTGTCAAATTACGCTCTTCAAGTTCTACGAGTGTACCTTTTTCTTGGGAGTGGGGGGGACAGCACATTCAGAAGCAACTCAGAGGCACACATGTGATTTATGCCAAGATACATAGCCATGTAGCATTTCTGTATAAATCAATGTTAAACTTGCATAGCATGCCTGTGCATACTATGTCCAAACATCTGTCTCTTTTATCATTGCTCGACAACTAATGGTGTCACATTTGAAGAACTTCAACAATGTGTTACCCCCAGTTTTGACCATTTCAAGAAGTACTCAAAAAATTGTCGACGCTAGCAAATGCTCCTTGTACACATGAAAACTGTCAGCAATGCCTGCAACATTATTGCTATGTCGCCTGGAATGTCACCGTGCTGCATAGTATGTTTgccattttttcatgtttttaagTTATATTacattgcatattttttttttttttttttaatggctcgATGTACTGAATGGAGGGAATGCAGCCATTATGCTCCCTTGGGATTACAGGGGAGCATAACAACCCTGGACTACAGTTTACGTACAGTTTTTGCCAGAATTTTGAATGCAGATGACGTGTGACCAATCTGTGCTCCGACAGGCATTGTAGGCCTTCTTTTACCACCTCACCAGCACTTCGATTCTCTAGAGGCTGAGGATGACAGTTCTCACATCAACGGTGATTTATGGCCCCTGGAAAGGCAAGGGGAGACCCACTATGCATGACAGGCAAGTGGCTTCAGTCACATGCCAAACAAGCTCTAAGCTTTCAACACACAGGTTAGCCCACGGTTGGGGGCCATCCATGGGTCACTGGATAGCACAATAAAATAGCACTCTGTCAGGAAGCATATTAGCAACCAAATATTGCactgtttccttctttcagaatGTAACACATTTCAGTGCATTGACAGATTGCTTGTGTCATTATCACTCCTTTTCCCATTATTGCACTGTTGCAATTTACACTATATTAAATCTAAATGTTGTGACCACCAAGAAACAGTATCTTGCAGTTGCATACAGACACTGCTTAAAATGTATACAACACCGTTACCGAGTTTTCATGGCAACTCGGCTCTCATCAAAATTTTCCCATTACTATGTTGATGTGGACAGCCCCCAAGCATGGGCTTACAGCCTTCACCATAACTCACTCCTCTCTGTCATCACAGAGCCTGGCTTGGATCCTATTGCAACAAAAAACTGTGTGAAAAAGACGTGGACGAGCAAAGAAACAAGCACGGTCGCTTGTCCATGTCCACATCTTTGCTCGTCCACGTCTTTCTTGCGCAGTTTTCTGTCAAGATGGAACcgtgccaactcgcccagctctcaATTTGGATTCTATATTGCCAAAGATGGAGCCAAAAGTATGCTTTGGGGGCCAAAATTTCCATAAAGACATTTACAACACCACCATATCCAAGTTGACTGAAAACAGTTACCTGCTGTTCAACAATATTGTCATGGTGTTATTGTGTGGAGCAGTGATGATGCAATTCAAGTGCAAGTCGTAGAGGCCACAGCCACTCTTGCCCGCCTCAAATTTAATGAAGCATCTATTGTAACATTTTTCTCACAATTTCCAAAACATTTCATGTTGGTGATTGCCCTCCTAGATGCACAAGTGCTCACCTGCACAAACACCTCTTACCGTATGCTATTTACCTTGTGGTTCATGTATCCAACACCTGAATGGCGTGGGGTGACGACGGTCACGTGCCTGCCATCAATGGCACCCAGACAGTTCGGAAACTGACAGCTCTTCTCAAAGTCATCAGCTATTTGAGACCAGTCTTCTTTGGTTGGCACCTGCAATTATTTGTGGCAAATTGTGGTTCCCATCTCTgccgagataaaaaaaaaagcaccctcgAGAAAGGGGCTGAGAGGAAAGGCGTCGGCGTCATTTTTGTGAAACGTACTGTGTGCGAAAAGTACAAactaaatgaaaacaaaatagagTTGCAATGCACCAAAAACAAATTTTGCGCGATTGAAATTCAATGGAAGGCTTTATAAAAAATTTGATACACTTTTAACACCTCCAACCTGCTGTTGCAAATAATTTGTTTGTAAGGCATGTTGGTGGCCTACAAAGACAATATGTGGAAGTCTAGATGACAACAAAATTTATCATAGGGAATGAATTTCTTTGTGACAACTTACTTTTTTGCTATGTATATATGCCTGACAGAGCACTTACAATGCATCTTGCACTGTGTTGATTTAGGGAGAACTGGAAAGCCAGCAAATAGTGTGCCAGTGTGGACGTCAAATTGGCAGCCAGTACCGCGAGGTAGAAAACTGGTCATGCTGGTGGGAAAATTGCCAGCTGCCCACCTTAGCGGCAGTGCACTTGCAGCAAATTTTGTACAGTAAGAAATAGCATTTTGCATAAGTAGCAGGAGCAATGCCACTGCTTTTTACCAATGAAACATTATACTGTCCATTGAATTGTATGTTCAAGTGTCACAAAGTCGGGAAACAATGCAGGGATTCACAGGAAATGTAGCTTCTATATTCCACGTCGCCCGCTTCGTGCAGAGCACTAAGGCTAGGGCTCCTGTTGGCCAATGAGTAAGGAGAGCCAGCAGTCTGTTCCAGAGAAGGCAAGAGCTAGGGCTCGCCTATTGTGCCCTACTAATCCTTCCGTCACGAGGGGGGCAATCAGAGGTGGGCATACGAGACCCTTTTCTAGTTGTCTTTCCTGGTTGGCTGATGCGGCCTGTAGCTTTCGCTGTGCTGCACAGTTATTGAGATGGAGTGCACACAACTGATACATGATAGAGAgaaaggataaatgaaaggcaaggagtttaaccaggactgagcccgactagctaccctgcgctggggaaagaGGAGAAGACCGATAAAAAGAATGAGAAAGTGCAGCGTTATTTTGCCAGCGTAGTGAAATTCTCAGTGCTGTATCACAGGCGGCCCCTCAGTCCGGCTGCCTTCAGAAATCGTAGCAAAATCTTGGCCAATGAGAAAGGTCTTCCACCTAGTTGGTTTAGAGCAGTGCTTAGGGCAAGCCTTTCATTTTCAATGGACGGGCAGTAGCACAAACGGTGCTCTGCAGATTCTTTGTGATGCGCAAGCACCTACATTACGGAATACTCTATCACTTGTACTGTTGCCACTTCAGCTACAGGCCTGAATGATAGCACCCAAAAGAAACATGGAACATTAGTGCCTGAAATGCTCTTTAAAGCACCTCAACATTTTAGTCATCACAAGTCTGTTAGGGGCGAGGCGTAATGGAAGTGAGTTCATAAGGCCTAAAAACATATTCGTCACATGCATCTTTCGACTACAGATGTTCAGTACACTAGGGCCATCACAAGTTAGCCGTAAGGTAACTTAGTGTGTGGTATTCAAGACATGCACAGGCAGGAGTTCTAAAGCCTCCTGCTTGAGCTACATATATTTGCCATAAGAAGACGAATGCTTTCTGCATATTTAATGTGTGCAAGTCGCCACACAGCAGCTTTTCAATGCAGATCAGGGCTTCGTGTTATATGTGCACGCGCGATTGGCGATCACTTTGAGTGTTACGTGTTACTTACCTTCATAAAACGGTGCTTCAGTTGCGTCCAGATCGCCCGGCAGGTGTCGTGAATGCTTTTCCGCGCAGTTTCGATTCCCACCAGATAAGCATTAGCGACGTCCCTGATGTCCTTGCCTGAGGCTAAGTAACTGGGAAACAAAGCGTGGAATCCTCGTAAATTAAAAGTTTTTTAGTCCTTGCCATTTGCAGCTAaacaatattgctgtaaccacTAAGTTTATACTTCGCGCATGTACCCTGTCTTGAACATAGTGGCAATCTCTGAAGTGTTTTGTACAGCTCTGGACAGCATGAGTGCATGACAACGGTATTTGAATATGGCTTGCACATGTGAATCTCACCAACCTCAACGTTATTGCAAGTCGCTCTCCTGGTTCCAGGGGCTCCCTGACAACATGTTGCCGCGTCAGGTCGTCCTCGACAAAGGACAGCAAAATGTCGAATAGCCGCGGTGTCATGCGATACAATTTGAAGAACATATCGTAATCTCCGTCACGAAGTCTGCGCATCTGCAATGTAAAGAACACGACTGTCAACAGTCAGAAAAGCAAATTCACAACATCTGCCTCTGCCTAAGGGTATCTTCATTAATTTCTAGCGTGGCGACGCGCAAAATAAGAATGATATATTCACTGCGGTGTAGTAGAGACTCCTTTGTTTGCGCTCCAGAAACATGGGCTGGACCCAAACACGCCGcctctgttgttgctgctgtttccTTAGCATCATTAGAAGGAGGAGCTTCTTCTTTAATAGCAGCAGCCGCCTCCTCCTCGGGTCCATGGACAATTGCGTGGCGTGCGGAACAACGCAAGCAGTTCAAACTGTGCACAAAAACGAAGTTACAGTATGTGATCGCTCGCTTATTGCACTGCAGCAGACGAGAACGGAAACTGTTGCTGTCGATGCTGCTGCCGACATGCAATTTGGTGTTGTTATGTATGATTGCTCAACTCTACCCTACCCTAAGCAAACATAAATCTTTGAACTGTCAACCTATTTAAAGTTTATCAAAAAATAGAGTTTTGCATAAAATTTTCTTTTGTAATGATTGCGCGTCTCAAAGTTATCACGTAACTATCACGGACTGGCAATAAAGCGTTTTTGGTAGCTTTCGCTAGATAGCAGCATGGGTAGCGCGGACACAAACGCGCCAATTTTAGTACGGCTACAATTTTAGTCCGTGGGAGCCTAGTAACGTTGGTGcgagcggcccgcttcgggctaggaatctagcgcgacctgaaggacctgaataaagtttttcataccataccataggcaggttgcgaacgtagttcccgcgcctactagggcgcccctcgcggcggcgagcgcggaaccggcaggatacgaccggcccgcttgcgttcggaaagcctgtatgtgcagTGTTTCGCGCGTAgttgttgccttttctgagcaatgccgaagtgcaacccgagctgttgagtagtgggctgcaacagcacgtacaccaactcacgaggaacaaagttttacaggtttccaagccgaccgcatgaagcagaacggcgtcaacactggatagcgctcgtccaatggcataagctgttttatgttccggcgttatgccaagtgcgttataactctgaattcgttgcttttacagcaatgatggcagcaacgggacacttGCAGttagtggcgtagctaggtcgtctggcacccggggcccataggtcttctgtcccccccccccctcccccgggctTATTCGAGGAAGGctaggatatcaacaatttccgtgtgtctccagacgtatatgacaccccctcccccccactggccccttgcaccccccccccccccccccgttgctacgccactgcctgcagtgcgtacaggatatgcagcaaacaaagtagtttgttcccacactgtaccgcagtaaagctgtggaactctttcccaatcctctcccattcaaacagcgctagggcttgctgagagatttttagaggggttgcagccggctgtgctggcatacacccttctgcgcccagcatataaacgaaggggcagttgagatcaccaaaatttttgacaacgtggtttattggaacctcctttgcacgcactgaaaaatcgcaacataaaagtatcgcacttccagtaacttgggcgaaaatattttcccagcgtagtctaacacaactggtaagttcatcccctttttttgtgtttggggagagcaacgttagaatacctctggtaggtcttacgagtcgttcgtacgccccacgttcttggatgagatgttttggattcgtatttgccgtcctgtatgtacagggaaactaccgcggcgtccttgcacttccctgcgatgccagcacggcaatcgcagctccccgctaggatttgtctgctgtcgccgatcttcaagaatcaatgtcgcctataatttcacgcgtccacaccgtagataacgaagcaacttacgctgagcttcacgcatctcgctggtgcattatttttcgtttgcggaataaacctagcagtcactccGATCAgcgcgagttcaacacttccctcacgtcgtagacgtgccccacttcaaatagacgacttgctttctctaaattcttttcatgaaaatagctatgaagatcttgtaatccCCGAAACCCAgataaaattaatatcggcacgctgtttcgcgccatcgctaccgtttgacaggacgccaaacacgcagcgcgggctgctgacgccgtgagtaatcctaccacattcgcgcaactattcgtcagatggcgctaggggtcggaaagacggggcgccgcctagcacttgcaacgtgcccatacaGTATGCTAGAATGTTCTAGTGCATTGTAGTAGGGCTCGTGCCGCTAGAATTCGGGTTGCGGTGAGGATTCCAGAGGTTCAAACGTTCCAGCCGCTCAGGCATACTCGGCTTTCAGGTTCTGCACGGTCAGTTGTATGCGATACTTCTCGGGTGTTCTTTCAGTTCTGCGAGAGTATTGGCTAACTATTTAGTTGCCTTATGATTCAAACCTGGTATAACTAAACTACCCGTAGTGACAATGGTGTGCAATATCTTCGTTGTATCATAATATATGCGCGGCATGGAGTGAGGATCATTGCTGCATGCCAACCATTGCCGATTGATTGATTCACGAAGAACCTTAGATACACTGAAATCCGCCGGTGCAAcatgtctttttatttatttatttttatatgtaACCAGCAACTTCAGATGTTGCAGGCGTCAGCTGCCTATCGCGACGATTTTTCATATAGTCATAGTCCAATATTTGCGGCTCGCGCACGGTGCACAAAAATAATATCTTTGGCAGCACGTAAATGATTCTACAGTGCACCTCAACTACTTGCTTTCTTGCTTCTTCCCTTTGTTGTTTAAGTGCCTCTTCCACCGTGCAGGTTAGCCAACGTACTTGACCTTTGCCGTGGCTAATCTTCCTGCTTTTGCTTAGTTATTTTCTACCTACACGTCTGCGTTACGGCGTCGCGAAACTATGCATACGAACTCGTACTGGTCTCTGGCAAATGGAGCACACCGCCCTCCCTTTGGTGGAATCTGATGTAGAAGAAGGACCCCTTCTTCTACAAGTTGAAACAAGCGAGTGGTGACGTCCTGCTTCCCAGCCGCCTTTTCCTGGGCCAGGGAAGGGCGATttgcctttattattattattttttgttgttgttccccCTCTCTCTCAGCGCATCGTAGAAAGCGCGGGAGAAGTCTCGGACAGTAGCCTCCCAAGGTAATGACCTTTCTCcgctgttcccgcacggcgactgCTCGCAGCTGTATGGCTATTCGAGCCCTACGTCCCCACATCTTTGCATAATGTCACATGAGAAAGAGTCGACAACGCTGCAAAAATCCCCGTAATGTAACACCTCGGGCATCGAGGCGAAAGTATACCATGTCAGTAACCGTGCAGCAGGGGCGCAGCTGCGGGTTATTTTGTCGGAACCTCAGCTTGAAATTTATTAGCCCCAATGAGAAAACTTCTGTAACGCGCACGAGAATACCCTAAATAACGATTCATCCAGCGCTCGCTAATAGCTGCGATTTGCTCTAACATTGTAAGCGCGATATGTTCACCGAATTATGAGCTCCTGGTGTTAAAAATATATATCCAAGCTGTTAAGGAAAGGAAAAGTTAATTGGATTCCAGGAGCGTAgccaaaatttctttttttccgagGGGGTTAAGGTTTCATCATCCTCTGTTAAGTTTTCCATGCTTGGTGCATAATAATACAACTATTACCTTGAGCAGCTTCTTGGTCTACTTGAAGGCGTGTGCTGTCCTATACTTGTCTGGGGCGGGCGTTCGAAGGATATGCGTCTTTCTTCATAGGCGGCGTGCCAAGGATAAAAGGGATAAGGTCCCCCAATCTTAAAAAGGGAGCAGGGCTCCGGCCGCCAAAATTTGGGAggaaagggcggggggggggggggactgaagCCCGGTCAGCCCCCTGCCATCGCCACCCCACCCCCTCGGTATACGCCACTGATGGATTCATACCGAAGAACCAAATCTGCCGTGTACCGTGTAATGACATGAATCATAAGCTGGATGATCGAATCTTGCATGTATTCTTACGTTCGTATGAAAAACAGATGTGCAGTTATTCTTTCGGCACTCGTTGGCTTTCTAATTGTTTGTTATCTAGTTCTCTTGTTAGCCTGTACACATACAGTATGTGTGATGGAACTTTTGTGCCAAGTTGGGTAAAACGTTCTCCTTACGTCGAGGTTTTGTGGTTCGAGCTGTTTGCTTTGCGCTCCGCTGCACTGTATACATTGTCGCAGCCGCTGGGGCTTCGATGTTTGTGTCATTTTTGTCAGTCTCAAAGTACTTGCACGAGCCGCATTATATCCGTTACCCGCGGCGCTGCACAAAACTAGCAAAGCAGTGTGTAATCTTCGGTTTCCCCTGCCCCCTTCctgcgcatgaaaaaaaaaaaaaaaaaagacggaacacCTTTTCTCCCCCTCTACTCCCTTCgtttctctcgcttttttttcccccctttttacGGTGGTTCCTTTCACCCAAACTCAAGACCGCTCCCCGCGGTGCTCGGGTCTTAGGAAGTGAGGGAGAGAAGGGAGGGGGTTCACGGATTGACCATTTGCTTCCTTTGCGTTGGCCAGCCACAGCTGCAGCAGAGACCGTGATGGTGAGAGATCATATGCGGGTTGCCCAGGCGTGAAAGACGCGGCCTCGGGTTGCACAGACCCCAGGGGGAGTTATCGGGCTTGGGCGTCAGGGGCCCGAACGATGAAGGGAGAAAGTAAAAGGAAGTGCCTGCCGCCTCTTGTGTGCTTCTTTTTCCTTGTGACCTCCATCGCTTCCCCCGCTTTTTAGCCAGCGGTGGGGAGTTCTAACTGTGCCGTGGCTGCATCCATTGCCCTCGCTCTTCAGTTTGGTGTTTTGCTTTCGCGTTGGCTTCTTCTTGTTCCCAGTGGGGTAGCCCGTGTGAGTCATTTCTTCGCGTATCGCCGAGAGAAGACGTGAGGGAGCAAAGTATGTGCAAGACTGAGTACACTTCTTCGGACAAGAAAGGGGATCAATTGTgtccctctttctttc
It includes:
- the LOC126521918 gene encoding uncharacterized protein; protein product: MDPRRRRLLLLKKKLLLLMMLRKQQQQQRRRVWVQPMFLERKQRSLYYTAMRRLRDGDYDMFFKLYRMTPRLFDILLSFVEDDLTRQHVVREPLEPGERLAITLSYLASGKDIRDVANAYLVGIETARKSIHDTCRAIWTQLKHRFMKVPTKEDWSQIADDFEKSCQFPNCLGAIDGRHVTVVTPRHSGVGYMNHKGSYSVVLVAAVDSNCKYIFIDVYAESRQQHSDVFESSDFGQVLLGGSLDLPLTAPLPRSDGKSAAYTFVGDEACPLRRNLVIPFPAGQAKNERAVFNYRLNRVRRCAENAFGLTAARWRVLLRTVHLQPSNADYVIRAACILHNFLTDLHPQLEGYRDTEDSVGNVAPGHWRQSVEEANEKEPHYFPLEAKHAEDADGAGSETRNEFMAYFCSSEGEIPWQWHLPDVSKEATLMHLREQQLLPVPS